A DNA window from Enterobacter cloacae subsp. cloacae ATCC 13047 contains the following coding sequences:
- a CDS encoding glycoside hydrolase family 1 protein, with translation MNQSLPANFLWGNSVSSMQTEGAWNEGGKGMSVYDIREAGENISDWKVATDSYHRYREDFDLMQDLGMNCYRFQISWSRVCPQGDGEFNDEGIAFYDRFINDLIARGIEPMICLYHFDMPLALAQEYNGFNDRRVMDAFIRYGKKMIDCFGDRVKYWLTFNEQNIFHMPEAFRISGYMKGEKTLRELYELQHHTMVAHMTLTEYLHQTKPGQLMGGMLAHQLVYPATCKPRDIFCAQQYDEFLNQNLLRVFAGQGYSPAVMAVVEQEGFGDIYRAEDLGLFARTQNDFMAFSYYASKTLDSDAIPQGTPVNNYLLYGDKNNPYLKATEWNWQIDPLGFRTIITRYANDWRMPVFPIENGIGVIESWDGVNPIEDTYRIDYHRAHIEAMKAAMFEDGAEVMGYLGWGLIDILSSQGDMRKRYGVVYVNRENHDLKDLKRVPKKSYAWLKQVIHTNGREM, from the coding sequence ATGAATCAATCACTGCCAGCCAACTTTTTATGGGGCAATTCGGTATCCAGTATGCAGACGGAAGGGGCATGGAATGAGGGCGGGAAGGGGATGTCGGTGTACGACATTCGCGAAGCGGGGGAAAACATCTCCGACTGGAAAGTGGCGACCGATTCCTACCACCGCTACCGGGAAGATTTCGACCTGATGCAGGATCTGGGCATGAACTGCTACCGCTTTCAAATCTCCTGGAGCCGGGTCTGTCCGCAGGGCGACGGCGAGTTCAACGATGAAGGCATCGCCTTTTACGACCGCTTTATTAACGATCTCATCGCCCGCGGTATCGAGCCGATGATCTGCCTTTATCACTTCGATATGCCGCTGGCGCTGGCGCAGGAGTACAACGGCTTTAACGATCGTCGCGTCATGGATGCCTTTATCCGCTATGGCAAAAAGATGATCGACTGCTTCGGCGACCGCGTGAAGTACTGGCTGACCTTCAACGAACAGAACATCTTCCATATGCCGGAAGCGTTTCGTATTTCCGGTTACATGAAAGGTGAGAAAACCCTGCGCGAGCTGTACGAGTTGCAGCATCACACCATGGTGGCGCACATGACGCTGACCGAATATCTGCACCAGACAAAACCGGGTCAGCTGATGGGCGGTATGCTGGCGCACCAGCTGGTTTACCCGGCCACCTGCAAACCGCGCGATATCTTCTGCGCCCAGCAGTACGACGAATTCCTCAACCAGAACCTGCTGCGCGTCTTTGCTGGTCAGGGCTATAGCCCGGCGGTGATGGCGGTGGTGGAGCAGGAAGGGTTTGGCGATATCTACCGTGCCGAGGATCTGGGGCTGTTCGCAAGAACCCAAAACGACTTTATGGCTTTCAGCTACTACGCCAGTAAAACGCTGGACAGCGATGCCATTCCGCAGGGAACTCCGGTGAACAATTATCTGCTGTACGGCGATAAAAATAACCCGTACCTGAAAGCCACCGAATGGAACTGGCAAATCGATCCGCTCGGTTTTCGCACCATCATCACCCGCTACGCCAACGACTGGCGCATGCCGGTGTTCCCGATTGAAAACGGCATTGGCGTGATTGAATCCTGGGATGGCGTGAACCCGATTGAGGATACCTACCGCATCGACTATCACCGGGCGCATATCGAGGCGATGAAAGCCGCCATGTTCGAGGATGGCGCTGAGGTGATGGGGTATCTCGGCTGGGGTCTGATCGACATTCTGAGCTCCCAGGGTGACATGCGTAAGCGCTACGGCGTGGTCTACGTCAACCGTGAAAACCACGACCTTAAAGACCTGAAACGCGTGCCGAAGAAGAGCTACGCGTGGTTAAAACAGGTTATCCATACCAACGGACGCGAGATGTAA
- a CDS encoding aldo/keto reductase: protein MRYQKLGNTGLFVSELCLGTMTFGGEGGMWGKIGQLQQSEAEQLVGRALDAGINFIDTANVYSEGRSEEITGQALKNLKIPRENVVVATKVFGETGTAGVNSRGSSRYHIISSVKESLRRMQLDHIDLYQLHGFDPATPMEEMLYALDNLVQHGHVRYIGVSNWAAWQIAKALGISERLGLARFASLQAYYTIAGRDLERELVPMMQSEGVGLMVWSPLAGGLLSGKYGRDGQSETGGRRLEFDFPPVEKERAFDCVDVMRTIAESKGVSVAQIALAWLLHQKVVTSVIIGAKRVDQLDDNIAATGIRLSEDELKQLDAVSALPREYPGWMLERQGEYRRNQLAQQ, encoded by the coding sequence ATGCGTTATCAAAAACTGGGCAATACCGGTCTGTTTGTTTCTGAACTGTGCCTTGGCACCATGACCTTCGGCGGTGAAGGTGGCATGTGGGGCAAGATTGGCCAGCTGCAGCAAAGTGAAGCCGAGCAGCTGGTGGGCCGTGCGCTGGATGCCGGGATCAACTTCATCGACACCGCGAACGTCTATTCCGAAGGCCGCTCGGAGGAGATCACCGGCCAGGCACTCAAGAACCTGAAAATTCCGCGCGAAAACGTGGTGGTTGCCACCAAAGTGTTTGGCGAAACGGGCACGGCGGGGGTGAACTCACGCGGCAGCTCACGCTATCACATTATCAGCAGCGTGAAAGAGAGCCTGCGCCGTATGCAGCTCGACCATATCGATCTCTACCAGCTTCACGGTTTCGACCCCGCAACGCCGATGGAAGAGATGCTTTATGCCCTGGATAACCTGGTGCAGCACGGCCACGTGCGCTACATCGGTGTCTCTAACTGGGCCGCGTGGCAGATCGCCAAAGCGCTGGGCATTTCCGAGCGACTGGGTCTGGCCCGTTTCGCGTCGCTGCAGGCCTATTACACCATCGCCGGGCGTGATCTGGAGCGCGAACTGGTACCAATGATGCAGAGCGAAGGCGTCGGGCTGATGGTCTGGAGCCCGCTGGCGGGTGGCCTGCTGAGCGGGAAATATGGCCGCGACGGGCAGAGTGAAACCGGTGGCCGTCGTCTGGAGTTTGACTTCCCGCCGGTGGAAAAAGAGCGCGCCTTCGACTGTGTGGATGTGATGCGCACTATCGCCGAAAGCAAAGGTGTCTCCGTCGCGCAAATCGCCCTGGCGTGGCTGCTGCATCAGAAGGTGGTGACCAGCGTCATTATTGGTGCCAAACGCGTCGATCAACTGGATGACAACATCGCCGCAACGGGGATCCGTTTAAGTGAAGACGAGCTGAAACAGCTTGATGCCGTCAGCGCACTGCCGCGCGAATATCCGGGCTGGATGCTGGAGCGGCAGGGGGAATATCGTCGTAATCAGCTCGCACAGCAATAA
- a CDS encoding efflux transporter outer membrane subunit, giving the protein MIHRRLHPLMIMMLLAGCAVGPDYQPPAPPAVTHWNDKGDSTVKSQTTSAATNPRWWKTFGSPQLDSLIERAIAGNLSLQQTVLRIAGAREQINQAGGAFYPSVNGNLQATRQQLGLEGELKSHGVYDQLDNVDPELRGALGPLTQPINLYQGSFDAQWEIDLWGKVRRQVEAAEAQQKAAIEQRNDALVSLEAEVARAWLQLRGAQSIIATLNTQIKSAQQTLDLTESRQRGGLSPQMDVENARAQLGNLEAQLPQYQAQERQAMNGLAILLGKPPGALDAELQSAQPMPALPDIVQTGIPSTLARRRPDVREAEANLHAATAQIGVSVAELFPSFTLSGQFGLRNSESNWLTDWSSHFYSFGPQVSIPIFQGGRLVSSVKVARAQQGAAVLDYRQTVLTALGDVENALVSYRTDQQREAGLAKTIDALQNAFDLASDSYRQGIASFIDVLDAQRQLAQAEQQRAQAQVQSALDLVALYKALGGGWEPYQQVQLPDYAVFGDAPRG; this is encoded by the coding sequence ATGATACACAGACGTTTACACCCCCTGATGATAATGATGCTGCTGGCAGGTTGCGCCGTGGGGCCGGATTACCAGCCGCCTGCACCGCCTGCCGTCACGCACTGGAACGATAAAGGTGACAGCACGGTGAAATCACAAACCACCTCCGCTGCGACTAACCCGCGCTGGTGGAAAACGTTCGGCTCGCCGCAGCTCGACAGTCTGATTGAACGCGCCATTGCCGGGAATTTGTCCCTGCAACAAACGGTGCTGCGCATCGCTGGCGCGCGCGAACAGATTAACCAGGCGGGCGGGGCGTTTTATCCGTCGGTCAACGGCAATCTGCAGGCGACGCGCCAGCAGCTCGGCCTGGAAGGTGAGTTGAAGTCTCATGGGGTCTACGACCAGCTTGATAACGTCGATCCGGAACTCAGGGGGGCGTTAGGACCGCTGACGCAGCCGATCAACCTCTATCAGGGCAGTTTCGACGCCCAGTGGGAGATTGACCTCTGGGGTAAAGTTCGCCGTCAGGTTGAAGCTGCTGAAGCGCAGCAGAAAGCCGCTATTGAGCAGCGTAACGACGCGCTGGTCTCCCTTGAAGCCGAAGTGGCGCGCGCCTGGCTCCAGCTGCGCGGGGCGCAGAGCATTATTGCCACGCTGAACACCCAGATTAAAAGTGCGCAGCAAACGCTGGATCTGACCGAAAGTCGCCAGCGGGGCGGGCTGTCTCCGCAGATGGACGTAGAAAATGCGCGGGCGCAACTGGGCAACCTTGAAGCACAACTGCCGCAATATCAGGCGCAGGAGCGGCAGGCGATGAACGGCCTGGCGATCCTGCTCGGCAAGCCGCCGGGGGCGTTGGATGCGGAACTGCAGTCCGCCCAGCCGATGCCTGCGCTGCCGGATATCGTGCAAACGGGTATTCCATCCACGCTGGCGCGGCGTCGTCCGGACGTGCGAGAAGCGGAAGCGAATCTCCATGCCGCCACAGCGCAAATTGGCGTGTCGGTGGCCGAGCTGTTCCCGAGCTTTACCCTGTCCGGACAGTTTGGCCTGCGCAACAGCGAATCCAACTGGCTCACCGACTGGAGCAGCCACTTCTACAGTTTTGGTCCGCAGGTCTCCATTCCCATCTTCCAGGGCGGAAGACTGGTCTCCAGCGTGAAAGTGGCGCGTGCGCAACAGGGGGCGGCGGTGCTGGATTATCGCCAGACGGTACTGACCGCGCTGGGGGATGTTGAGAATGCGCTGGTGAGTTACCGCACCGATCAGCAGCGTGAAGCGGGTCTGGCGAAGACCATCGATGCGCTGCAAAACGCCTTCGACCTGGCCAGCGATAGCTACCGGCAGGGGATTGCCAGCTTTATCGACGTGCTCGACGCCCAACGTCAGCTCGCGCAGGCCGAGCAGCAACGTGCCCAGGCGCAGGTGCAAAGCGCGCTCGATCTGGTGGCGCTCTATAAGGCGCTTGGCGGCGGCTGGGAGCCCTATCAGCAGGTGCAGTTACCGGATTACGCCGTCTTTGGCGATGCCCCGCGCGGATAA
- a CDS encoding DHA2 family efflux MFS transporter permease subunit, with amino-acid sequence MTDHSHDNWKPASNPWAVAIVVTLAVFMEILDTTIVNVALPHVAGSLSSSYDESTWVLTSYLVANGIVLPISAFLSRVFGRKQFFLICIVMFTVCSFLCGIATELWQIILFRVMQGFFGGGLQPTQQSVLLDYFKPEDRGKAFGLSSIAIIVAPVLGPTLGGWITDNYSWRWVFFINIPVGIVTVLAIYQLLEDPPWESKAKERLTIDWTGIGLIALGLGCLQVMLDRGEDDDWFYSNFIRTFAVLTLVGIIGAIYWLMYAKKPVVDLHCMKDRNFTISSLLMAGMAMILYGSSVVIPQLAQQDLGYTATWSGLVLSPGAVLIVLTIPLVLKLMPVVQTRWIIAFGFTCLAVSFFWSRTLTPDIDFETLVLFRSAQSIGLGFLFVPLTTIAFISIPRRLNADAAALFTMFRNVAGSIGISLSTAAITERSQAHSAHLAYHASPFNEQFQQAIRESAQAIQNFTTQVGDPTGIATGRMYQTMIEQSRFLAYIDVFTILSVVALVLIPFCLLLSPVKSEGSAGAH; translated from the coding sequence ATGACGGATCACAGCCACGACAACTGGAAGCCCGCCAGCAATCCGTGGGCGGTGGCGATTGTCGTTACGCTGGCGGTGTTTATGGAGATCCTCGACACCACCATCGTCAACGTGGCGCTGCCGCACGTGGCGGGCTCGCTCTCGTCCAGCTATGACGAGTCCACCTGGGTATTAACCAGCTACCTGGTGGCTAACGGCATCGTCCTGCCCATCTCGGCGTTTCTCAGCCGGGTGTTTGGCCGCAAGCAGTTCTTCCTGATTTGCATCGTGATGTTCACCGTCTGCTCGTTCCTGTGCGGGATCGCGACCGAGCTGTGGCAAATCATCTTGTTCCGTGTGATGCAGGGCTTTTTTGGCGGCGGCCTGCAGCCCACGCAGCAGTCGGTGCTGCTTGACTACTTTAAACCGGAAGACAGGGGTAAAGCGTTTGGTCTCTCCTCCATCGCCATTATCGTTGCGCCGGTACTCGGCCCGACGCTCGGGGGCTGGATCACTGACAACTACTCCTGGCGCTGGGTGTTTTTTATCAACATCCCGGTGGGGATAGTGACGGTGCTGGCGATCTACCAGCTGCTGGAAGATCCACCCTGGGAGAGCAAAGCTAAAGAGAGGCTGACTATCGACTGGACGGGGATCGGCCTGATCGCGCTTGGCCTCGGCTGTCTGCAGGTGATGCTCGACCGGGGCGAGGATGATGACTGGTTCTACTCGAACTTTATTCGCACCTTTGCGGTGTTAACGCTGGTCGGCATCATTGGCGCCATTTACTGGCTGATGTATGCCAAAAAACCGGTTGTTGATCTGCACTGCATGAAGGACCGCAACTTTACCATCTCCAGCCTGCTGATGGCGGGGATGGCGATGATCCTTTACGGCAGCTCGGTGGTGATCCCGCAGCTGGCGCAGCAGGATCTGGGCTATACCGCCACCTGGTCCGGGCTGGTGCTGTCGCCCGGCGCAGTATTGATTGTATTGACCATCCCGCTGGTCCTGAAGCTGATGCCGGTGGTGCAGACGCGCTGGATCATCGCCTTTGGCTTTACCTGTCTGGCTGTGTCGTTCTTCTGGTCGCGCACGCTCACCCCGGATATTGACTTCGAAACGCTGGTGCTGTTCCGCAGCGCCCAGTCGATTGGGCTGGGGTTCCTGTTTGTCCCGTTGACCACCATTGCGTTTATTTCTATCCCGAGGCGGCTGAACGCGGATGCCGCAGCGCTGTTCACCATGTTCCGTAACGTTGCGGGCTCGATTGGCATATCGCTTTCCACGGCGGCCATCACCGAGCGCTCGCAGGCCCACAGCGCGCACCTTGCGTACCACGCCTCGCCGTTTAACGAGCAGTTCCAGCAGGCGATCCGCGAAAGCGCGCAGGCGATCCAGAACTTTACCACTCAGGTCGGCGACCCGACCGGCATTGCCACCGGGCGCATGTACCAGACCATGATTGAGCAGTCGCGCTTCCTGGCCTATATCGACGTATTCACCATTCTGAGCGTGGTGGCGCTGGTCCTGATTCCGTTTTGTTTGTTGCTCTCGCCGGTTAAGAGCGAGGGGAGTGCAGGAGCACATTGA
- a CDS encoding HlyD family secretion protein, which produces MAEDQNTPADEQDKNNNERKRPGKKPLIILGIVVVVMVIVALVWWFLTRNEETTDDAFTDGDVVTIAPKTAGYVTALHVRDNQRVKKDDLLVVIDPRDTTAQRDQAQAQLGLAIAQLHQAQAQLALSKVQYPAQRDEAKAQVLKAQADLANAQAEYRRQRGVDPRATTQQSIDSANAQLRSAQAALASAQAQLEVAEQVQLQIRQQETNVEARERQVDQAKAQLETANLNLSYTEVRAPFDGFVTKRNVQPGTLVQAGTALFSLVSPNVWVVANFKESQLERMKPGDKVEVSVDAWPDMALEGHVDSIQQGSGSRFSAFPSENATGNFVKIVQRVPVKIVIDKGLDPNKPLPLGLSVEPKVTVE; this is translated from the coding sequence ATGGCTGAAGATCAAAACACCCCTGCTGACGAGCAGGACAAAAACAATAATGAGCGTAAGCGTCCGGGCAAAAAACCGTTAATTATCCTCGGCATTGTCGTGGTGGTGATGGTCATCGTGGCGCTGGTCTGGTGGTTTTTAACCCGTAACGAAGAGACAACTGACGACGCCTTTACCGACGGCGATGTGGTGACGATTGCCCCTAAAACGGCGGGTTATGTCACGGCGCTACATGTGCGTGATAACCAGCGCGTGAAAAAGGACGATCTGCTGGTGGTTATCGATCCGCGTGATACCACCGCCCAGCGCGATCAGGCTCAGGCCCAGCTTGGCCTGGCTATTGCGCAGCTGCATCAGGCCCAGGCACAGCTGGCGCTCTCGAAAGTGCAATACCCCGCCCAGCGCGACGAAGCCAAAGCGCAGGTGCTGAAAGCGCAGGCAGACCTCGCCAACGCGCAGGCGGAGTATCGCCGCCAGCGCGGGGTCGATCCGCGTGCCACCACCCAACAAAGCATTGATTCCGCCAACGCCCAGCTGCGTAGTGCACAGGCCGCTCTGGCAAGCGCGCAGGCCCAGCTGGAAGTGGCGGAGCAGGTACAGCTGCAAATCCGCCAGCAGGAGACCAACGTCGAAGCGCGTGAGCGCCAGGTCGATCAGGCTAAAGCGCAGCTGGAAACCGCTAACCTCAACCTCTCTTACACCGAAGTTCGCGCCCCGTTCGACGGGTTTGTCACTAAGCGTAACGTGCAGCCGGGTACGCTGGTGCAGGCGGGCACGGCGCTGTTCTCGCTGGTCTCACCCAACGTCTGGGTGGTGGCCAACTTTAAAGAGTCTCAGCTTGAGCGCATGAAGCCAGGCGATAAGGTGGAGGTTTCCGTCGATGCCTGGCCAGATATGGCGCTTGAAGGCCATGTCGACAGTATCCAGCAGGGCAGCGGCTCGCGTTTCTCGGCGTTCCCGTCGGAAAACGCCACCGGCAACTTTGTTAAAATTGTCCAGCGCGTGCCGGTGAAAATTGTGATTGATAAAGGGCTGGATCCGAACAAACCGCTGCCGCTGGGGCTGTCGGTAGAACCGAAGGTCACCGTGGAATGA
- a CDS encoding anion transporter codes for MKIPGLQALTRDRFFHLLLIIGAGLSLFVPFAPKAWPAAIDWRTIITLSGLMMLTKGVELSGYFDVLGRKMVRRFATERRLSLFMVFSAAVLSTFLTNDVALFIIVPLTLTLRKLCEIPVSRLIIFEALAVNAGSLLTPIGNPQNILLWGRSGLSFAAFTWQMAPLALVMMASLLAVCWFAFPDKKLQYHSGTTGPQWQPRLVWSCLGLYIVFLFALELRYELAGVLLVAAGFVVLARRVLVSVDWTLLLVFMVMFIDVHLLIQLPVLQHVLHSVSGLSQPGLWLTAIGLSQVISNVPSTILLLNYVPPDSLLAWAVNIGGFGLLPGSLANLIALRMANDRRIWWRFHLWSIPMLLWAAAIGFGLFLLI; via the coding sequence ATGAAAATCCCTGGACTGCAGGCCCTCACGCGCGATCGCTTCTTTCATCTCTTATTGATTATTGGTGCAGGTTTAAGCCTTTTTGTACCGTTTGCGCCCAAGGCCTGGCCTGCGGCGATTGACTGGCGCACCATTATTACCCTGAGCGGGTTAATGATGCTCACCAAAGGGGTGGAGCTGAGCGGCTACTTCGACGTGCTGGGGCGCAAAATGGTGCGCCGGTTTGCCACCGAACGCAGGCTGTCGTTGTTTATGGTGTTCTCCGCCGCGGTGCTGTCGACCTTTCTCACCAACGATGTAGCACTGTTTATCATCGTGCCGCTGACGCTCACCCTGCGTAAACTTTGCGAGATCCCGGTGAGCCGGCTGATCATCTTTGAAGCGCTGGCCGTCAACGCGGGCTCGCTGTTAACCCCTATTGGCAACCCGCAAAACATTCTGCTCTGGGGACGTTCAGGGTTATCGTTCGCCGCCTTTACCTGGCAGATGGCGCCGCTGGCGCTGGTGATGATGGCGTCGCTGCTGGCGGTCTGCTGGTTTGCCTTCCCGGATAAAAAACTGCAATACCACAGCGGCACAACCGGCCCGCAGTGGCAGCCTCGTCTGGTCTGGAGCTGCCTGGGGCTGTATATCGTCTTTCTGTTTGCGCTGGAGCTGCGGTATGAACTGGCGGGCGTGCTGCTCGTGGCGGCTGGTTTTGTCGTGCTGGCGCGACGCGTGCTGGTGAGCGTGGACTGGACGTTGCTGCTGGTCTTTATGGTGATGTTCATCGACGTGCATCTGCTTATCCAGCTCCCGGTGCTGCAACACGTGCTGCACAGCGTCAGCGGTCTGTCGCAACCGGGGCTGTGGCTGACGGCGATTGGCCTCTCGCAGGTCATCAGCAACGTGCCTTCTACCATTTTACTGCTCAACTACGTTCCGCCGGACTCGCTTCTGGCCTGGGCGGTTAACATCGGCGGGTTTGGTCTGCTGCCCGGCTCGCTGGCCAACCTGATTGCCCTGCGGATGGCGAACGATCGCCGCATCTGGTGGCGTTTCCATCTCTGGTCGATCCCCATGCTGCTCTGGGCTGCGGCGATCGGTTTCGGATTATTCCTTCTCATATAG
- the mntR gene encoding manganese-binding transcriptional regulator MntR, producing MNRRAGKPTIRKTTQLVNVEEHVEGFRQVREAHRRELIDDYVELISDLIREVGEARQVDMAARLGVSQPTVAKMLKRLASVGLIEMIPWRGVFLTPEGEKLAQESRERHQLVENFLLVLGVSPEIARRDAEGMEHHVSEETLVKFREFTLKYGSSAE from the coding sequence ATGAACCGTCGCGCAGGTAAGCCAACAATCAGAAAAACGACGCAACTGGTGAATGTGGAAGAGCACGTCGAAGGTTTTCGTCAGGTGCGTGAAGCCCACCGACGTGAACTGATTGATGATTATGTTGAGCTGATTTCCGATCTGATTCGCGAGGTCGGGGAAGCACGTCAGGTTGATATGGCGGCCAGGCTGGGGGTTTCGCAGCCAACCGTTGCGAAGATGTTAAAACGTCTGGCCTCCGTCGGCTTAATCGAAATGATCCCGTGGCGCGGCGTCTTTCTGACGCCGGAAGGGGAGAAGCTGGCGCAGGAGAGCCGCGAGCGCCACCAGCTGGTGGAGAACTTCTTGCTGGTGCTGGGTGTAAGCCCGGAAATTGCCCGTCGGGATGCGGAAGGAATGGAACACCACGTCAGCGAAGAGACGCTGGTGAAGTTTCGTGAGTTTACGCTTAAATATGGTTCCTCCGCTGAATGA
- the mntS gene encoding manganase accumulation protein MntS: MNEFKRCMTVFTHSPFRVRLMLLNMLCDMFNNKPHQDDKPSH, translated from the coding sequence ATGAACGAATTCAAGAGGTGTATGACCGTGTTTACTCACTCCCCCTTCAGGGTGCGCTTAATGCTGTTGAACATGCTGTGCGATATGTTTAACAACAAGCCGCATCAGGACGACAAACCTTCTCACTAA
- a CDS encoding phosphoethanolamine transferase, whose translation MNLTLIDTVVTRSRALSPWTAFYFLQSLLINFALGYPFSLLYAVAFTCILHLLWRTAPRAQKTLVGICSLIAALYFPFGQAYGSPNFNTLLALHSTNMEESTEILTIFPWYSYVVGLFIFALGVIAVRRKPEEKKAWGKIETLCLAFSVVTFFVTPVQNLAWGGVFKLKDTGYPVFRFVKDVVVNNQEVLDEQARMAELSNMKDTWNVLAVKPKYHTYVVVIGESARRDAMGAFGGHWDNTPFASSVNGTLFTDYIAASGSTQKSLGLTLNRVVDGKPQYQDNFVTLANRAGFQTWWFSNQGQIGEYDTAIASIAKRADEVQFLKNGDFEADKNTKDEALLKMTAQVFATQRTQPQLIVLHLMGSHPQACDRTQGKYAEFVQSKETSCYLYTMTQTDELLSKLYDQLRNTGESFSMVYFSDHGLAFKERGKEVQYLAHDDKFQQNFQVPFMVLSSDDKKHRIITARRSANDFLTFFSQWTGISAEQIKNAYPFISNKKAPPVYVTNFKLQKVDYNHLGTDIFDIKSK comes from the coding sequence ATGAATTTAACCCTGATAGACACCGTTGTTACCCGCAGTCGGGCCTTAAGTCCGTGGACGGCATTCTACTTTTTACAATCCTTGCTGATTAACTTTGCGCTGGGTTACCCCTTCAGCCTGCTGTATGCCGTTGCATTTACCTGCATTCTGCATTTGCTGTGGCGTACCGCGCCGCGCGCGCAAAAAACGTTAGTGGGCATCTGCTCCCTGATTGCAGCGCTCTATTTCCCGTTTGGTCAGGCTTACGGTTCGCCAAACTTTAATACCCTGCTGGCGCTGCACTCGACCAACATGGAAGAGTCGACCGAGATCCTGACGATCTTCCCGTGGTACAGCTACGTGGTCGGCCTCTTTATTTTTGCGCTTGGCGTTATAGCGGTGCGTCGTAAACCCGAAGAGAAAAAAGCGTGGGGAAAAATAGAGACGCTGTGCCTGGCATTCAGCGTAGTGACCTTCTTTGTCACCCCCGTGCAAAACCTGGCCTGGGGCGGCGTGTTCAAGCTGAAGGATACCGGCTACCCGGTGTTCCGCTTTGTAAAAGACGTTGTCGTCAATAACCAGGAAGTTCTCGACGAGCAGGCGCGAATGGCTGAGCTCTCCAATATGAAAGACACCTGGAACGTGCTGGCGGTGAAGCCGAAGTACCATACCTATGTGGTCGTCATCGGCGAAAGCGCACGCCGCGATGCGATGGGCGCGTTCGGCGGACACTGGGATAACACGCCGTTCGCCAGCTCCGTCAACGGTACCCTGTTTACCGATTATATTGCGGCCAGCGGCTCGACGCAGAAATCGCTCGGCCTGACCCTGAACCGCGTTGTCGACGGCAAACCACAGTATCAGGATAACTTTGTCACGCTGGCAAACCGTGCCGGTTTTCAGACGTGGTGGTTCTCTAATCAGGGGCAAATTGGCGAATACGATACCGCCATTGCCAGCATCGCGAAGCGTGCCGATGAAGTGCAGTTCCTGAAAAACGGGGATTTTGAAGCCGATAAAAATACCAAAGACGAAGCATTGCTCAAGATGACGGCGCAGGTTTTTGCCACGCAGCGCACGCAGCCACAACTGATCGTCCTGCACCTGATGGGTTCACACCCTCAGGCCTGCGACCGCACGCAGGGGAAATACGCCGAGTTTGTGCAATCCAAAGAGACGTCTTGCTATCTGTACACCATGACGCAAACCGACGAACTGCTCAGCAAGCTGTACGATCAGCTACGTAATACGGGTGAGAGTTTCTCGATGGTTTATTTCTCGGATCACGGGCTGGCGTTTAAAGAGCGCGGTAAAGAGGTGCAGTATCTGGCGCACGACGATAAATTCCAGCAGAACTTCCAGGTACCGTTTATGGTGCTGTCGAGTGATGACAAGAAGCATCGTATTATCACCGCGCGCCGCTCGGCCAATGATTTCCTGACGTTCTTCTCGCAGTGGACGGGGATTTCAGCAGAGCAGATCAAAAATGCTTACCCGTTTATCTCAAACAAGAAAGCTCCCCCAGTGTACGTTACCAACTTCAAGTTACAGAAAGTTGACTATAACCATTTGGGTACGGATATTTTCGATATAAAGAGTAAGTAA
- the ompX gene encoding outer membrane protein OmpX, with the protein MKKIACLSALAAVLAVSAGTAVAATSTVTGGYAQSDMQGVMNKANGFNLKYRYEQDNNPLGVIGSFTYTEKDRSENGAYNKGQYYGITAGPAYRINDWASIYGVVGVGYGKFQQTENQGLNRTASNSDYGFSYGAGLQFNPIEDVALDFSYEQSRIRNVDVGTWIAGVGYRF; encoded by the coding sequence ATGAAAAAAATTGCATGTCTTTCAGCACTGGCCGCTGTACTGGCTGTTTCCGCAGGTACCGCTGTAGCTGCTACTTCCACTGTTACCGGTGGTTACGCTCAGAGCGATATGCAGGGCGTAATGAACAAAGCTAACGGTTTCAACCTGAAGTATCGTTACGAGCAGGATAACAACCCACTGGGCGTGATCGGTTCTTTCACCTACACCGAGAAAGATCGTTCTGAAAACGGCGCATACAACAAAGGCCAGTACTACGGCATCACCGCTGGTCCAGCTTACCGTATCAACGACTGGGCAAGCATCTACGGTGTTGTAGGTGTTGGCTACGGTAAATTCCAGCAGACCGAAAACCAGGGTCTGAACCGCACTGCAAGCAACAGCGACTACGGCTTCTCCTATGGCGCGGGTCTGCAGTTCAACCCAATCGAAGACGTTGCTCTGGACTTCTCCTATGAGCAGAGCCGTATCCGCAACGTTGACGTTGGCACCTGGATCGCGGGCGTAGGTTACCGCTTCTAA